The sequence CTGTGTGGGTCTCACCTGTGATCTCGACAACGTCACCGCGCCGCAAATGGTCACCGCCGAGTTCATCATCGAAGACTTCGATGGCGTGCCCGCCGACGTCGAAAACGCCGGGCCCAACTTTGGCGATGGCAACGGCGATGGCATCCCGGACGCCGAGCAAAGCGATGTGGCCTCTTTGCCCGCCGCTGACGGTGGCGGCTATCTGAGCGTTGAAGTGAGCGGTGCCTGCAGCCAACTCAACGAAGTCCAGACCTCGGTTGCCATCACGCCGGATCCGGATGGCTATGCCTATCCGTTCGGGCTGCTCGGCTTTTCCTTGCCCTGCGAGACAGCCACCGTGACCGTGCTCTATCACGGCATCGAGAGTCTGGCAGGCCTCACCTACCGCAAGCACGGCCCGAACCCACCGGGCTCGGCAAGTGAGATTTGGTACTCCATGCCAGGTGCAGTCTTCGGCACGACGATCGTATTCGGCCAGACCGTGGCCACGGCGACCTTCGACTTGGCCGACAACGCCCTCGGCGACGCCACCGGAGACGACGGCCAGATCGTTGATCCCGGCGGGCCCGGGCTACCGCTCGCCGCAATACCCACCCTCGGCTCCTTGGGGCTGATGATCTTGTGCCTCCTGCTGGGGGCCGCTGGAATCCTCATCCGACGCCGTTCATCCCAACGCTCCGGCTAGCAGACTGCTGAAAAAGTCCGTTTTGCGGCTTTTCCAGCGCTGCTAGCTGTCTGTTTCGAGAGGGGCTGCGCGCCCCTGACTGCGCGTCCCGGGCTGAGCGCCCCTCTCCGGCCCAAGCAGCGTGGTTCTTGGGCCTCCTCTCCCGTCGCGGCGGCTGAGCCGCCGCCGGGCCGGGGCGCCCAGCCCTCTCGGACCCGGGAGCAGGTTGTCGATGGGTTTTCCAGCAACTCGCTAGGAAAGGAACAGGCGCAGGACGTCGTTCACCGAGTCCGGGTCGTCCATCATCGCCCAATGGCTGGTGCCGGCGATCAGCTTGACGGGCAGCTCCGGCAGCAGGCGATGAAGACTGATCGGGAGCTGATTGAGCTCGGTGATCAGGAGCTGCCGAGGACCTTCGTAGGCACTCAGTCGCGCGCTTGCCGGATAGATCCCGGCAGCGCCGAGGGACTGCGCGATCGCCGCTTCGTCGAGGTTGTCGAGATCGGCCAGGACTCGCTCCTTGACCCCTTCGGCCGCCCCCGCCAGAACCTGCTGGAAGTGGAAGCGCAGCTCCTCCGCCGGCCGATCGGCGAAGACCTCGAGAAAGCCCTCCACCTCTTCCCGAGGCAGACCCGACTGATCGCCGTTGGGATCGACCAGCAGCAGCCGATCGACCCGCTCCGGATGACGCGCCGCCACCTCGATGGTGACCAGCGCCCCCAGGCTGTGACCCACCAGGGCAAAGCGCTCGAAACCGAGATCGTCCACTACCGCCATGACGTCGTCGGCATACTCCTCGATGCCATAAACGCCATCATCGGCGGGGTCGGAGCGGCCATGGCCACGCAGCTCGACGGCGACGGCCCGCCGGCTACCGCGGGCCGCCTCGAGCTGGCCCTGCCACTGGTCCGCCGCCCCTCCCAGGCCGTGAACGAAGACCACCGGAATCCCGCCATGGCCGCCATCGGCCACCGCCAGAATGCCCTGCGGCCCTTCGACCGGCACCGTCACCGACGGAAAACGCAGCAGTCGCTTGCTGTCGGGAGCCTCGTCGAGCAGACCGCTCCAGTCGTCGAGGGGCCGAATCCGTCGGCTCGACAACACCACCGCCGCGGCACCGAGGGCCGACAGGCCGAGCAACGCCCACAGCGGGCGGGACGACCAGCGTCCGCGCTTCGAGCCACCGCTTCGAGAAGATCGACTCGGCGAGGTTCGGGGCCGAGAGCTCCGCCGCTTCGCCATCGCGAATTCCTCAGTCACACCACAGGCGGAGAGAGCGATAGCGGCGCGATCCGAGATCGGCTTCGTCGTTCCACAGCTCGACGTAGGGACCGCTGAAGTCGACCTCGCGATAGAGGCGCACGCCGCATTTGGCCGACAGCCGCAGCGAGCGGAAGCCGTTCATGAGGTGTCGGTCGAGATCCCTCACTTCGTCGTCGAAGCTGGTGCGCATGCCGCGAAAGCCAGCTCCGGAATACAGGCTCGCACCGCGCGGAGTCACTTCGTTGGCCGGCCCCTCCGAGTCCCAATCGTCGCTCCAGAAGTCGCCGTGCCAAGAGTCGTCGTTCCAGGGATCGTCACAGCGCACTCGCACCGACGAAGCGCCGTCATCGCCGACTTCCGATCCCCGCAGGTCGGCGATGGCGTCGCGCACCTCGGTGGAGCGGCCGCCGAAGTTGGGATGCTGATAGAGGCGGGCCTCGCAGCCGCGGGAGACCTCGACGGAGGTCGCCGTGTCATCACCGACACGACTGCGCCGCAGATCGGACATGTCGTGGTCGAAGCTCTCCGCAACGCCCCGGAAGGACAGGTCCCGATAGAGGGTCACGCCGACGTGGGATCCGCCGTGCAGATCACAGCGCACCTGCAGGGAAGACGCTCCGTCGTCGCCCACTTCGGAGCCCCGCAGATCGGCGATGGCATCGCGTACCTCGGTGTAGCGGCCGCCGAAATTGGGATGCTGGTAGAGACGGGCCACGCAGTCGCGAGACACCGAGACGGAGGTGATGGTGTCGTCGCCGACACGGCTGCGGCGCAGGTCCGGCATGTCGTGGTCGAAGCTCTCGGAAACGCCCCGGAAGGACAGGTCCCGATACACCGTCACGACGCCGTGGGGGCCGCCGATGGCGGTGCCCTGACATCGCACCTGGAGGGAAGAGACGCTGTCGTCGCCGACCTCCGAGCCGCGCAGGTCGGCGATGGCGTCGCGCACCTCGGTGAAG is a genomic window of Acidobacteriota bacterium containing:
- a CDS encoding alpha/beta fold hydrolase — protein: MAKRRSSRPRTSPSRSSRSGGSKRGRWSSRPLWALLGLSALGAAAVVLSSRRIRPLDDWSGLLDEAPDSKRLLRFPSVTVPVEGPQGILAVADGGHGGIPVVFVHGLGGAADQWQGQLEAARGSRRAVAVELRGHGRSDPADDGVYGIEEYADDVMAVVDDLGFERFALVGHSLGALVTIEVAARHPERVDRLLLVDPNGDQSGLPREEVEGFLEVFADRPAEELRFHFQQVLAGAAEGVKERVLADLDNLDEAAIAQSLGAAGIYPASARLSAYEGPRQLLITELNQLPISLHRLLPELPVKLIAGTSHWAMMDDPDSVNDVLRLFLS
- a CDS encoding choice-of-anchor U domain-containing protein, whose protein sequence is CVGLTCDLDNVTAPQMVTAEFIIEDFDGVPADVENAGPNFGDGNGDGIPDAEQSDVASLPAADGGGYLSVEVSGACSQLNEVQTSVAITPDPDGYAYPFGLLGFSLPCETATVTVLYHGIESLAGLTYRKHGPNPPGSASEIWYSMPGAVFGTTIVFGQTVATATFDLADNALGDATGDDGQIVDPGGPGLPLAAIPTLGSLGLMILCLLLGAAGILIRRRSSQRSG